One window of the Flavobacteriaceae bacterium YJPT1-3 genome contains the following:
- a CDS encoding FAD-dependent oxidoreductase, giving the protein MKKKIVIIGGGIMGLSCAYFLNKSGHEVTVIDQSTMDGGASYVNAGYLSPSHLIPLAAPGVMKQGIQWMFNPKSPLFIKPRLDPDFLRWSWAFNKSCSQEHVRRSVPAMKAIAVLGRDLYHQIKKEEGFGFQLESKGLFMLCQTEHMLEEESAVVEIANDQGLVARTLSASEIRSMMPDADPDIIGGTYFECDHHTTPGEFMQELKTHLVREGVTLRKEERVLDIDVSGKTIRSVRTDRERVEADEFVMAAGSWSSALSRKLNLKLLLQAGKGYRIQSETPTGITYPSILAEAKIAITPMNGFTRFAGTMEIAGINQKINQKRVDAIAEGVARYFPEVKISEEEKAQAACGLRPVTPDGMPYIGKSKQCVNLTLATGHAMMGWSLGPATGKLVQEIIDDQKTSVPMERFDPDRRF; this is encoded by the coding sequence GTGAAAAAGAAAATTGTCATCATCGGCGGTGGTATCATGGGATTGTCCTGCGCTTATTTCCTGAATAAATCAGGCCATGAGGTTACGGTGATTGATCAGAGTACCATGGATGGTGGAGCCTCGTATGTCAATGCGGGGTACCTATCACCCAGTCATTTGATTCCTCTAGCGGCTCCGGGAGTCATGAAACAGGGCATCCAATGGATGTTCAATCCTAAGAGTCCCTTATTTATCAAGCCTCGCCTAGATCCTGATTTTCTGCGCTGGTCCTGGGCGTTTAATAAATCCTGTTCGCAGGAGCATGTGCGCCGCTCCGTTCCTGCCATGAAGGCGATCGCTGTGCTGGGTCGGGACCTTTACCATCAGATCAAAAAGGAAGAAGGCTTTGGTTTTCAACTGGAAAGCAAAGGCCTTTTTATGTTGTGTCAAACCGAACACATGCTGGAGGAGGAAAGTGCAGTGGTGGAGATAGCCAACGATCAGGGATTGGTAGCACGTACCTTGAGCGCTTCTGAGATTCGCAGCATGATGCCCGATGCCGATCCCGATATCATTGGGGGTACCTATTTTGAATGTGACCATCATACCACTCCCGGAGAATTTATGCAGGAGCTCAAGACCCATTTGGTACGGGAAGGGGTGACCTTACGGAAGGAAGAGCGCGTTTTAGATATAGACGTTTCTGGAAAAACCATCCGATCCGTCCGTACGGATCGAGAGCGGGTAGAAGCCGATGAATTTGTCATGGCCGCAGGAAGCTGGTCGAGTGCGCTTTCGCGAAAGCTCAATCTGAAATTATTATTGCAAGCCGGAAAAGGCTACCGCATCCAGTCGGAGACTCCCACCGGGATCACCTATCCGTCCATTCTGGCCGAAGCCAAAATTGCGATAACCCCCATGAATGGCTTTACCCGTTTTGCCGGTACCATGGAAATTGCGGGTATTAATCAAAAGATCAATCAAAAACGGGTGGACGCTATCGCCGAGGGGGTTGCCCGTTACTTTCCTGAGGTGAAGATCAGCGAGGAGGAAAAAGCTCAGGCTGCCTGCGGTCTACGCCCGGTTACACCGGACGGCATGCCTTATATTGGAAAAAGCAAACAGTGCGTCAATTTGACCCTGGCCACCGGCCATGCCATGATGGGATGGAGCTTAGGTCCGGCTACAGGCAAACTGGTGCAGGAGATTATTGACGACCAGAAGACCAGCGTACCCATGGAGCGTTTTGATCCGGACCGGCGGTTTTAA
- a CDS encoding DUF4407 domain-containing protein, which produces MIKKFFLLCSGADLKLLENCSNGEQNKYAGIGATVFFTAVMAFIAASYALYTVFDNPYRAILFGLLWGLLIFNLDRFIVSTLKKRERKSQEILQAVPRILLAVIIAVVISKPLELKIFEKEISQVLLEEKNDLTLANKDQLLTQYQPALDALDTQIADLKQEIADQETETNALYETYIAEAEGRKGTEIVGKGPVYKEKREKHDAALAELQELRTNNNAKIATAEEKKELLAGQYESAVATSQPIIDSFDGLMARVNALNKLPWWPSFFIFLLFLAVETAPILAKLMSPRGEYDIKISEAEETIKAWAAQKAAQRKILMDTDHIVNDKVYGDLSEEEELYNYKKKMAREIMKRQQDAFYRRQTKILG; this is translated from the coding sequence ATGATCAAGAAATTCTTCCTGCTCTGTTCCGGAGCCGACCTCAAGCTTTTAGAAAACTGCAGTAACGGAGAGCAAAATAAATATGCCGGCATTGGCGCTACTGTTTTCTTCACCGCAGTGATGGCCTTTATCGCAGCCTCTTATGCGCTCTACACCGTATTTGATAATCCTTATCGGGCTATTTTGTTCGGCTTGCTCTGGGGACTGCTCATTTTCAATTTGGACCGCTTCATCGTATCCACGCTGAAAAAACGCGAACGTAAGAGCCAGGAAATACTACAAGCCGTGCCGCGAATCTTGTTGGCGGTGATCATTGCGGTAGTGATTTCCAAGCCTTTGGAATTGAAAATTTTTGAAAAAGAGATCAGTCAGGTACTCTTAGAAGAAAAAAATGACCTGACCCTGGCCAATAAAGATCAGCTCCTCACCCAATACCAACCGGCCCTTGATGCCTTGGACACGCAGATCGCCGACTTAAAACAAGAGATCGCCGATCAGGAAACTGAGACCAACGCCCTTTATGAAACGTACATCGCAGAAGCTGAGGGGCGTAAGGGCACAGAGATCGTAGGAAAAGGCCCTGTGTATAAGGAAAAACGAGAAAAACACGATGCCGCCCTGGCCGAGTTGCAGGAATTGCGAACCAATAACAATGCAAAAATTGCTACTGCTGAAGAGAAGAAGGAGTTATTGGCCGGTCAGTACGAATCGGCCGTCGCCACCTCCCAGCCTATCATCGACAGTTTTGACGGACTCATGGCTCGGGTTAATGCCCTAAACAAACTGCCCTGGTGGCCGTCTTTTTTTATTTTTCTCCTGTTTTTAGCGGTCGAGACCGCTCCAATCCTGGCCAAGTTGATGTCCCCACGAGGAGAATACGATATTAAAATCAGCGAAGCAGAAGAAACCATCAAAGCCTGGGCGGCTCAAAAAGCGGCTCAGCGCAAGATCCTGATGGATACAGATCATATCGTGAACGATAAGGTGTATGGCGACCTCAGCGAAGAGGAAGAGCTGTACAACTACAAAAAGAAGATGGCTCGGGAGATCATGAAGCGCCAGCAAGATGCTTTTTACCGCCGACAGACGAAGATCTTGGGATAG